A region from the Phaenicophaeus curvirostris isolate KB17595 chromosome 28, BPBGC_Pcur_1.0, whole genome shotgun sequence genome encodes:
- the LOC138731724 gene encoding uncharacterized protein — protein MSGPAGWDAAQRRAWLRRFYRQRQKRLMTLLIARRRRTSCYFYPRAWPSLRNTDWWERVVLKEFGPQDWLEKFRMSKETFFFICNQLRPGLAPHSAHFHPTLPLEKRVAVALWHLATNVEYQTLSPLFGVGPSTVQTCVREVSYAVVLLLKPLYLRVPNEKELENMVRIFCTRWGFPHCIGALDSLHIPIHPPLRLSADYCNGQGWHSILTQATVDGLGQFWDVSTAFPGSMENSAVLESSSLWVLAKEGRLCPNPPKHFMGKAQKYVLLGDATYPLQDWILKPYQEDENLTQRQLQFNYRLKRAHSVIENAFLRLKARWQILLKCDDCSLELLPTLILACCILHNVCEAHDNPFNEEWLEGTEPTELPKPCQPAPAAMEDGRAEQVRELMCQYFESCGEG, from the exons ATGAGCGGCCCCGCCGGGTGGGACGCGGCGCAGCGGCGGGCCTGGCTCCGGCGGTTCTACCGGCAGCGGCAGAAACGGCTCATGACC CTCTTGATTGCTCGCCGGAGGAGAACCAGCTGCTACTTCTACCCCCGTGCCTGGCCCAGCCTCAGGAACACAGACTGGTGGGAGCGGGTGGTCCTGAAGGAGTTTGGGCCCCAAGACTGGCTGGAGAAGTTTCGGATGTCCAAGGAAACCTTCTTCTTCATCTGCAACCAGCTGCGGCCTGGTCTGGCTCCACACAGTGCCCACTTCCACCCCACCCTGcccctggagaagagggtggCCGTGGCCTTGTGGCACTTGGCCACCAACGTGGAGTATCAGACTCTCAGCCCGCTCTTTGGCGTGGGGCCCTCTACAGTGCAGACATGCGTTCGGGAGGTGAGCTATGCTGTCGTCTTGCTGCTGAAGCCCCTCTACCTCCGGGTGCCCAatgagaaggagctggagaacatgGTGCGCATCTTCTGCACACGCTGGGGCTTCCCGCACTGCATCGGTGCCCTGGACAGCCTCCACATCCCCATCCACCCACCCCTGCGCCTCAGTGCTGACTACTGCAATGGCCAGGGCTGGCACTCCATCCTCACGCAGGCCACCGTGGACGGGCTGGGCCAGTTCTGGGATGTCTCCACCGCCTTCCCTGGCAGCATGGAGAACAGTGCGGTCCTGGAGAGCTCCAGCCTGTGGGTGCTGGCCAAGGAGGGCCGGCTGTGCCCCAACCCTCCCAAGCACTTCATGGGGAAGGCGCAGAAGTATGTGCTGCTGGGCGATGCTACCTACCCCTTGCAAGACTGGATCCTCAAGCCCTACCAGGAGGATGAGAATCTCACTCAGCGGCAGCTGCAGTTCAACTACCGCCTAAAGCGGGCGCACAGCGTGATTGAGAACGCCTTCCTGCGCCTGAAGGCACGCTGGCAGATCCTCCTGAAGTGTGATGactgcagcctggagctgctgcccacCCTCATCCTTGCCTGCTGCATCCTGCACAATGTCTGTGAAGCCCACGACAACCCCTTCaatgaggagtggctggaggGCACAGAGCCAACTGAGCTGCCCAAGCCCTGCCAGCCTGCGCCCGCTGCCATGGAGGACGGCCGGGCTGAGCAAGTGCGCGAGCTGATGTGCCAGTACTTCGAGAGCTGTGGGGAGGGCTGA
- the DOHH gene encoding deoxyhypusine hydroxylase, translated as MVTEEEVEAVGRTLVDAGQPLPARFRALFTLRNLGGRAAVGWISRAFGDDSALLKHELAYCLGQMQDEAAIPVLIRVLEDTGQEPMVRHEAGEALGAIGNPSVLDILKRYSEDPVVEVAETCQLAVRRLEWLQEHKQEPGSSLYLSVDPAPPAEETDVAKLRETLLDESRALFDRYRAMFALRNLGGQDAVLALADGLCSSSALFRHEIGYVLGQMQDEACVPQLTAVLRSRTESPMVRHECAEALGSIAHPSCLETLRVFACDEERVVRESCEVALDMYEYENGAQFQYADGLCKLQASA; from the exons atGGTGAccgaggaggaggtggaggccGTGGGCCGCACGCTGGTGGACGCGGGGCAGCCCCTGCCCGCGCGGTTCCGGGCCCTCTTCACCCTGCGCAACCTGGGCGGCCGCGCGGCCGTGGGCTGGATCAGCCGGGCCTTCGGGGATGACTCCGCGCTGCTGAAGCACGAGCTGGCGTACTGCCTGGGCCAGATGCAGGATGAAGCGGCCATCCCTGTGCTCATCCGCGTGCTGGAAGACACTGGCCAGGAGCCCATGGTCAGGCACGAGGCCG GTGAAGCCCTGGGTGCTATTGGGAATCCCAGTGTTCTGGATATCCTGAAACGCTACTCAGAGGATCCTGTGGTTGAG gTGGCAGAGACATGTCAGTTGGcagtgaggaggctggagtgGCTGCAGGAGCACAAGCAGGAGCCAGGCAGCAGCCTCTACCTCTCCGTGGATCCTGCTCCCCCTGCTGAGGAGACGGATGTGGCCAAGCTCCGTGAAACCCTCCTGGATGAGTCCCGCGCGCTGTTTGACCGCTACAGGGCCATGTTTGCCCTGCGCAACCTGGGGGGCCAGGATGCTGTGCTGGCACTGGCAGACG gaCTGTGCTCCAGCAGTGCCCTGTTCCGCCACGAGATTGGCTACGTGCTGGGCCAGATGCAGGATGAAGCCTGCGTCCCGCAGCTGACGGCCGTGCTGCGCAGCCGCACTGAGAGCCCTATGGTGCGTCACGAGTGTGCCGAGGCCCTGGGCTCCATTGCCCACCCCTCCTGCCTGGAGACCCTACGTGTCTTTGCCTGCGATGAGGAGCGGGTGGTGCGGGAGAGCTGCGAGGTGGCACTGGACATGTATGAGTATGAGAACGGTGCCCAGTTCCAGTACGCCGATGGGCTCTGCAAGCTGCAAGCCTCTGCCTGA
- the FZR1 gene encoding fizzy-related protein homolog: MDQDYERRLLRQINIQNENTMPCVAEMRRTLTPSNSPMSSPSKHGDRFIPSRAGANWSINFHRINENEKSPSQNRKAKDATSDNGKDGLAYSALLKNELLGAGIEKVQDPQTEDRRLQPSTPEKKSLFTYSLSTKRSSPDDGNEVSPYSLSPVSNKSQKLLRSPRKPTRKISKIPFKVLDAPELQDDFYLNLVDWSSLNVLSVGLGTCVYLWSACTSQVTRLCDLSVEGDSVTSVGWSERGNLVAVGTHKGFVQIWDAAAGKKLSMLEGHTARVGALAWNADQLSSGSRDRMILQRDIRTPPLQSERRLQGHRQEVCGLKWSTDHQLLASGGNDNKLLVWNHSSLSPVQQYTEHLAAVKAIAWSPHQHGLLASGGGTADRCIRFWNTLTGQPLQCIDTGSQVCNLAWSKHANELVSTHGYSQNQILVWKYPSLTQVAKLTGHSYRVLYLAMSPDGEAIVTGAGDETLRFWNVFSKTRSTKESVSVLNLFTRIR, from the exons ATGGACCAGGATTACGAGAGGCGCCTCCTACGCCAAATCAACATACAGAATGAAAACACAATGCCTTGT GTAGCAGAGATGAGAAGAACCTTGACACCTTCCAATTCTCCAATGTCTTCTCCAAGTAAGCATGGCGACAGATTCATTCCCTCAAGAGCTGGGGCCAACTGGAGCATCAACTTCCACAGAATAAAT gaaaatgaaaaatcaccaagtcaaaacagaaaagcaaaggatgctacgtcagacaatggcaaag ATGGCCTTGCATACTCTGCCTTGCTGAAGAACGAACTCTTAGGAGCAGGGATAGAGAAAGTGCAAGACCCACAGACAGAAGACAGGAGGCTGCAGCCGTCCACCCCAGAAAAGAAGTCTCTCTTCACT TATTCGCTCAGCACAAAACGTTCCAGTCCAGATGATGGCAACGAGGTCTCACCGTATTCCCTGTCTCCTGTCAGCAACAAAAG TCAGAAGCTGCTACGCTCACCTCGAAAACCGACTCGGAAAATCTCCAAGATTCCTTTCAAAGTCCTGGATGCCCCAGAGCTGCAGGATGATTTCTACCTGAACCTGGTGGACTGGTCCTCTCTTAACGTCCTCAGCGTTGGCCTTGGGACTTGTGTTTACCTGTGGAGTGCTTGCACCAGCCAG GTAACCCGACTGTGTGATCTCTCTGTGGAAGGAGATTCAGTAACATCTGTGGGCTGGTCAGAACGG GGGAACTTGGTAGCCGTTGGCACTCACAAGGGCTTTGTACAGATCTGGGAtgcagctgcaggaaaaaagcTCTCCATGCTAGAGGGACACACGGCCAGAGTCG GTGCCTTGGCATGGAATGCGGACCAGCTGTCTTCTGGGAGTCGAGACAGGATGATCCTCCAGAGGGACATCCGCACCCCGCCCCTGCAGTCTGAGCGGCGGCTCCAGGGCCACAGGCAGGAGGTCTGTGGGCTCAAATGGTCTACAGACCACCAGCTCCTGGCCTCTGGAGGAAATGATAATAAG ctccttgTCTGGAACCACTCCAGTCTGAGTCCTGTCCAACAATACACTGAGCATCTTGCAGCAGTAAAAGCTATCGCATGGTCTCCACACCAGCATGGGCTCCTTGCCTCTGGCGGTGGGACAGCTGACCGCTGCATACGCTTCTGGAACACACTCACCGGGCAGCCTTTGCAGTGCATTGACACTGGGTCACAAGTGTGCAACCTGGCCTGGTCGAAACACGCCAATGAGCTG GTGAGTACCCATGGATACTCACAGAACCAGATCCTTGTCTGGAAATACCCCTCATTAACTCAAGTGGCAAAGCTAACGGGGCACTCATACAGAGTGTTGTATCTG GCAATGTCCCCTGATGGGGAAGCCATAGTTACAGGAGCTGGAGATGAAACCTTGCGCTTCTGGAACGTCTTCAGTAAAACTCGCTCAACGAAG GAGTCTGTATCCGTTCTCAACCTCTTCACCAGGATACGATAA
- the SMIM44 gene encoding small integral membrane protein 44 — MALAGDTPLPGTGRAWGARQLLQFPPEEDGVLYVDYKPPALDSIRLPRYVLYLVMAASLVLVVAYAIVGHLIKDLVHDFADWAFGPKPEEKAAVMAEGTTPEVEWLQEDGALAEGKPEGKGADPLPGMDTPVGLLTAVPRSSISFADSHKKNFF, encoded by the exons ATGGCCCTGGCAGGGGACACGCCGCTCCCTGGCACGGGGCGGGCATGGGGGGCGCGGCAGTTGCTACAGTTCCCTCCTGAGGAGGATGGAGTGCTGTACGTAGACTACAAGCCCCCCGCGCTTGACAGCATCCGCTTGCCCCGCTATGTCCTTTACCTGGTGATGGCGGCCAgcctggtgctggtggtggccTACGCCATTGTGGGCCACCTCATCAAGGACCTGGTGCACGACTTCGCTG ACTGGGCGTTCGGGCCCAAGCCAGAGGAGAAGGCAGCGGTGATGGCCGAGGGGACCACGCCGGAAGTGGAGTGGCTGCAGGAGGATGGGGCGCTGGCTGAGGGGAAGCCGGAAGGCAAAGGCGCTGATCCCCTGCCTGGCATGGACACCCCAGTGGGGCTGCTCACTGCCGTCCCAcgcagctccatctccttcgcTGACTCCcacaagaagaattttttttag